The proteins below come from a single Kosakonia sp. SMBL-WEM22 genomic window:
- a CDS encoding ketose 1,6-bisphosphate aldolase, translating into MPMISLAAGLAHAREHHYALGAFNVLDSHFLRALFAAAKRERSPFIINIAEVHFKYVSLESLVEAVKFEAARSDIPVVLNLDHGLHFESVVRALRLGFSSVMFDGSALEYEENIRQTREVVKMCHAVGVSVEAELGAVGGDEGGALYGHADEACFTDPALAREFVDRTGIDTLAVAIGNAHGKYKGEPKLDFARLDAIRQQTGLPLVLHGGSGISDEDFRRAISLGIHKINFYTGMSQAALGAIEQRMADRQPLYDEFAQLLLSVEEAIADTVAGQMRIFGSAGQC; encoded by the coding sequence ATGCCGATGATCTCTCTCGCCGCAGGGCTGGCGCATGCGCGCGAGCACCACTACGCCTTAGGCGCATTTAACGTGCTCGACTCCCACTTTCTGCGTGCGCTGTTCGCCGCCGCCAAGCGGGAGCGCTCGCCATTTATTATCAATATTGCCGAAGTGCACTTTAAGTATGTTTCGCTGGAGTCGCTGGTGGAGGCGGTGAAGTTTGAAGCCGCGCGCAGCGATATTCCGGTGGTGCTTAACCTCGATCACGGGCTGCATTTTGAGTCGGTGGTGCGCGCCCTGCGCCTCGGTTTCAGTTCGGTGATGTTCGATGGCTCCGCGCTGGAGTATGAAGAGAATATTCGCCAGACGCGGGAAGTGGTGAAGATGTGCCACGCCGTAGGCGTCTCGGTAGAGGCGGAACTGGGCGCGGTCGGCGGTGATGAGGGCGGCGCGCTGTATGGTCACGCCGATGAAGCCTGCTTTACCGATCCGGCGCTGGCGCGGGAGTTTGTCGATCGCACCGGCATCGACACGCTGGCGGTCGCCATTGGCAACGCGCATGGCAAATATAAGGGCGAACCGAAGCTCGATTTCGCCCGCCTCGACGCCATTCGCCAGCAGACCGGCCTGCCGCTGGTGCTGCACGGCGGTTCGGGCATCAGCGATGAGGATTTCCGGCGCGCCATTTCGCTTGGTATTCATAAAATTAACTTTTACACCGGCATGTCGCAGGCGGCGCTCGGCGCTATTGAGCAGCGCATGGCGGATCGCCAGCCATTGTATGATGAGTTCGCCCAGTTGCTGCTCAGTGTTGAAGAGGCGATTGCCGATACGGTGGCCGGGCAGATGCGCATCTTCGGCAGCGCGGGGCAGTGCTGA
- a CDS encoding ABC transporter substrate-binding protein translates to MRLKPLVTALCATALLAATPFVQAKELKSIGVTVGDLANPFFVQITKGAELEARKLAGDKVKVTLVSSGYDLGQQVGQIDNFIAAKVDMIILNAADSKGIGPAVKRAKEAGIVVVAVDVAAEGADATITSDNTQAGEMACKYITDRLKGKGNVVIINGPPVSAVQNRVEGCQKEFKRHPDIKVLSDNQNAKGSREGGLEVMTSLLAANPKIDGVFAINDPTAIGADLAAKQAQRNEFFIVGVDGSPDGEEALKRKNSLFVATPAQDPQVMAARAVEIGYDILQGKPAPKEPVLIPVTMIDKQSVANYKGWTVK, encoded by the coding sequence ATGCGTCTTAAACCTCTTGTCACCGCGCTCTGCGCCACGGCCCTGCTCGCCGCGACGCCGTTCGTACAGGCGAAAGAACTGAAATCTATCGGCGTTACGGTGGGCGATCTCGCCAACCCCTTCTTTGTGCAGATCACCAAAGGCGCGGAGCTGGAAGCGCGCAAGCTGGCGGGGGATAAGGTCAAAGTGACGCTGGTCTCCAGCGGCTACGACCTTGGTCAGCAGGTCGGCCAGATTGATAACTTTATCGCGGCGAAGGTCGACATGATCATCCTCAACGCCGCGGATTCAAAAGGCATCGGCCCGGCGGTTAAACGGGCGAAAGAGGCCGGGATTGTGGTAGTGGCGGTGGACGTGGCGGCAGAAGGTGCCGATGCCACGATCACCTCCGATAACACCCAGGCGGGCGAAATGGCCTGTAAATACATCACCGACCGCCTGAAAGGCAAAGGCAATGTGGTGATCATCAACGGGCCGCCGGTTTCCGCGGTACAGAACCGTGTCGAAGGGTGCCAGAAAGAGTTTAAACGTCACCCGGATATCAAGGTGCTCTCGGATAACCAGAACGCCAAAGGCAGCCGCGAAGGCGGGCTGGAAGTGATGACCTCCCTGCTGGCAGCGAACCCGAAAATCGACGGCGTATTCGCAATTAACGATCCGACAGCGATCGGTGCCGATCTGGCAGCCAAACAGGCACAACGTAATGAGTTCTTTATCGTTGGCGTCGACGGCAGCCCGGATGGTGAAGAGGCGCTGAAGCGTAAGAATTCGCTGTTTGTTGCCACCCCGGCGCAAGATCCGCAGGTGATGGCGGCGCGCGCGGTGGAGATTGGTTACGACATTCTGCAAGGCAAGCCCGCGCCGAAAGAGCCGGTGCTGATCCCGGTGACGATGATCGATAAGCAGAGCGTCGCCAACTACAAAGGCTGGACGGTGAAATAA
- a CDS encoding D-lyxose/D-mannose family sugar isomerase codes for MKRSAINDILGHTRQFFSKHDVHLPPFASFAPTQWRELDHEAWREVFDLKLGWDVTAFGGDNFYAEGLTLFTLRNGSPDGAPYAKCYAEKIMHVRDGQLTPMHLHWRKREDIINRGGGNLIIELWNADAQHQTDSSDVTVVIDGCRHTHAAGSQLRLSPGESICVTPGLYHSFWGEPGFGDVLVGEVSSVNDDQHDNHFLNPANRFSDVLEDEPAHLVLCNEYSLFLG; via the coding sequence ATGAAACGCTCTGCCATTAATGACATTCTCGGCCACACGCGGCAGTTCTTCTCGAAGCACGATGTGCATCTGCCGCCTTTTGCCAGCTTTGCGCCGACCCAGTGGCGCGAGCTGGATCATGAGGCGTGGCGCGAAGTGTTCGACCTGAAGCTGGGGTGGGATGTCACCGCCTTTGGCGGCGACAACTTTTACGCCGAGGGGCTGACGCTCTTTACCCTGCGCAACGGCTCGCCGGACGGCGCGCCCTATGCCAAGTGCTATGCAGAGAAGATCATGCATGTGCGCGACGGGCAACTGACGCCGATGCATCTGCACTGGCGTAAGCGCGAGGACATCATTAATCGCGGCGGCGGAAACTTAATTATTGAACTGTGGAACGCGGATGCGCAGCACCAGACTGACAGCAGCGACGTTACCGTGGTCATTGATGGCTGCCGACACACGCACGCGGCGGGCAGCCAGCTGCGCCTCTCACCAGGGGAAAGCATTTGTGTCACACCGGGGCTTTATCATAGCTTCTGGGGCGAGCCGGGGTTTGGCGATGTGCTGGTCGGCGAGGTCTCATCGGTTAACGATGACCAGCACGACAACCACTTCCTCAACCCGGCGAACCGCTTTAGCGACGTGCTGGAGGATGAACCGGCACATCTGGTGCTCTGTAATGAGTACTCACTCTTTTTAGGGTAA
- a CDS encoding sugar ABC transporter ATP-binding protein, which yields MPNVPVLEMRNIAKVFGKFYALKGVDLTVWPGEIHALMGENGAGKSTLMKILAGAYTATSGEILIDGKPHAIRGPKDALAAGITLIYQEMQLAPNLTVAENIFLGSEIARGGLVQRKTMAAQAQAVIDRLGANFSATDRVMKLTIAEQQQVEIARALHRNSRILVMDEPTAALSSRETHRLFELIMRLRDEGMAIIYISHRMAEVYELSDRVSVLRDGQYVGSLTRDSLNAAELVRMMVGRPLSDLFNKARDITPGKPRLTVHHLTDGGKIQPVSLQVRAGEIVGLAGLVGAGRSELAQLIFGVRKATGGMIEIDGEPVVIHSPRAAIDLGIGFLTENRKEQGLFLELAAQENITMATLERDASWGMLNRKKAQTLSDDAIKLLNIRVPHAQVRAGGLSGGNQQKLLISRWVAIGPRILILDEPTRGVDVGAKSEIYRIMNQMAREGVAILMISSELPEVVGMSDRVYVMREGTIAGELQGEAITQEEIMTLATGVNDTHHQAVHHD from the coding sequence ATGCCTAATGTGCCCGTGCTGGAGATGCGTAATATTGCCAAAGTGTTCGGCAAGTTTTACGCCCTCAAAGGGGTGGACCTGACGGTCTGGCCCGGCGAGATCCATGCCTTAATGGGAGAGAACGGTGCCGGCAAAAGCACGCTAATGAAGATCCTCGCCGGGGCCTACACCGCCACCAGCGGCGAGATCCTGATCGACGGCAAACCTCACGCCATTCGCGGGCCGAAAGACGCCCTTGCCGCCGGGATCACCCTCATCTATCAAGAGATGCAGCTTGCGCCCAACTTAACGGTGGCGGAGAACATCTTTCTCGGCAGCGAAATCGCACGCGGCGGGCTGGTGCAGCGCAAAACCATGGCGGCGCAGGCACAGGCGGTGATTGACCGTCTGGGCGCCAATTTCAGCGCCACCGACCGGGTGATGAAGCTGACCATCGCCGAGCAGCAGCAGGTGGAGATCGCCCGCGCGCTGCACCGCAACAGCCGTATTCTGGTGATGGATGAACCCACCGCCGCCCTCTCCTCCCGTGAAACTCACCGCCTGTTTGAACTCATCATGCGCCTGCGCGATGAGGGGATGGCGATTATCTATATCAGCCACCGTATGGCGGAAGTGTATGAACTTTCCGATCGCGTCAGCGTGCTGCGCGACGGCCAGTATGTTGGCAGCCTGACGCGCGACAGCCTCAACGCTGCCGAACTGGTGCGCATGATGGTCGGACGACCACTCAGCGATCTGTTTAATAAAGCGCGCGATATCACCCCCGGCAAACCGCGCCTTACCGTTCACCATCTCACCGATGGCGGCAAGATCCAGCCGGTCAGCCTGCAGGTGCGCGCCGGTGAAATTGTCGGCCTTGCCGGGCTGGTTGGTGCCGGGCGATCCGAACTGGCGCAGCTGATTTTCGGCGTGCGCAAAGCGACCGGCGGCATGATTGAGATCGATGGCGAACCGGTGGTGATCCACTCCCCGCGCGCGGCGATCGATCTCGGCATCGGCTTTTTAACCGAGAACCGTAAAGAGCAGGGGCTGTTTCTTGAGCTGGCGGCGCAGGAGAACATCACCATGGCGACGCTGGAGCGCGATGCGTCGTGGGGCATGCTGAACCGCAAAAAGGCGCAGACCCTCTCCGATGACGCGATCAAATTACTCAATATCCGCGTGCCACATGCGCAGGTGCGGGCGGGCGGCTTATCCGGCGGCAACCAGCAAAAGCTGCTTATCTCGCGCTGGGTAGCGATTGGCCCGCGCATCCTGATCCTTGATGAGCCAACGCGCGGCGTTGATGTCGGCGCGAAGAGCGAGATCTACCGGATCATGAACCAGATGGCGCGCGAAGGGGTGGCGATCCTGATGATCTCCAGCGAACTGCCGGAAGTGGTCGGCATGAGCGACCGCGTCTATGTGATGCGCGAAGGCACTATCGCCGGCGAGTTGCAGGGCGAGGCTATCACCCAGGAAGAGATTATGACGCTGGCGACCGGCGTTAACGACACCCATCACCAGGCGGTACACCATGACTGA
- a CDS encoding ATP-binding protein: MPYRANPFFTSARGRLLFFNVLVVAVTLMVCAVAVLGFRHASQLQEQVQQQTLDDMTASMNLARDTASVATAAVRLSQVVGAQEYKGEAERLKATQSALQRSLTQLANAPLARLEPQLVAQITRRSQALQQSVTEMLERGQRRHLERNALLSSLYQNQSYLRHLQTIAARDGLNTPDPRLLTEMDRLLIAAIQTPSPRATLAQLAEIVGQLPARAGDPLLDFILPDFQAELNKLMPLAGQLEESDLAITWSMFHIKALGALLNNDINQYVAHVAQASERRTAQSHQEMRSISIFISLFALLALAITACAGWYIYRNLGSNLTAISRAMTRLARGESNVSVPALQRRDELGELARAFNVFARNTASLEHTSTLLKEKSTQLETTFHAMRDGFALFDNQGCLVVWNPQYPLLLGLGEEPLRRGQHYHSLLRQVSDLPGHVQENLARPLPLTQELRLADNRTLELRFSPVPGRGMVNVVLDRTERKGLEEALLHSQKMKAVGQLTGGLAHDFNNLLAVIIGSLELASTDSPDAARISRALKAAERGALLTQRLLAFSRKQSLHPHAVEMQALLENLDELLRHSLPSTLTLEIEAQHAAWPAWIDVGQLENAIINLVMNARDAMEGQTGVIKVRTWNQRVTRTDGRRQDMVALEVIDSGCGMSQEVKARVFEPFFTTKQTGSGSGLGLSMVYGFVRQSGGRVEIESNPGQGTTVRLQLPRATLPAVSSAEPASDARHARSDTLILVLEDEADVRQTLCEQLHELGYLTLEAENGDAALQMLAASTEIGALISDLMLPGRLSGAEVIAAARQHAPNLPMLLISGQDLRPAHNPALPEVELLRKPFTRAQLAQALQRIAV; encoded by the coding sequence ATGCCGTATCGCGCCAACCCCTTTTTCACCAGCGCCCGCGGGCGACTGCTCTTTTTTAATGTGCTGGTGGTGGCGGTGACGTTAATGGTCTGCGCCGTGGCGGTGCTCGGCTTTCGCCATGCCAGCCAGTTACAGGAGCAGGTGCAGCAGCAGACGCTGGATGATATGACCGCCAGCATGAACCTCGCGCGCGATACCGCAAGCGTCGCCACCGCTGCGGTGCGGCTTTCGCAGGTGGTTGGCGCGCAGGAGTATAAAGGGGAGGCGGAGCGCCTGAAAGCGACACAAAGCGCGCTGCAACGCTCGCTCACACAGCTGGCAAACGCGCCGCTGGCGCGGCTCGAACCGCAGCTGGTGGCGCAGATCACTCGCCGCAGCCAGGCATTGCAGCAGAGCGTCACAGAGATGCTCGAACGAGGGCAGCGCCGCCACCTTGAGCGCAACGCGCTGCTCAGCTCCCTCTACCAGAATCAGAGCTATTTACGCCATTTACAGACCATCGCTGCGCGTGACGGGTTGAACACTCCCGATCCGCGCCTGCTCACTGAAATGGACAGGCTGCTTATCGCCGCCATCCAGACGCCGTCGCCGCGCGCCACGCTGGCGCAGCTGGCAGAGATTGTCGGCCAGCTTCCGGCGCGGGCGGGCGATCCGCTGCTCGATTTTATCCTGCCCGATTTTCAGGCCGAGCTGAACAAACTGATGCCGCTCGCGGGCCAGCTGGAGGAGAGCGATCTGGCGATCACCTGGTCGATGTTTCATATCAAAGCGCTGGGCGCGCTGCTCAATAACGATATCAATCAGTATGTGGCACACGTGGCGCAGGCCTCCGAACGGCGTACCGCACAGAGCCACCAGGAGATGCGCTCCATCAGCATCTTTATCAGCCTGTTTGCGCTGCTGGCGCTGGCAATCACCGCCTGTGCCGGCTGGTATATTTACCGCAATCTGGGCTCCAACCTGACCGCCATTTCGCGTGCTATGACGCGGCTGGCGCGCGGGGAGTCCAATGTTTCAGTGCCTGCGCTGCAACGGCGCGATGAGCTGGGCGAGCTGGCGCGCGCCTTTAACGTCTTTGCCCGCAACACCGCTTCGCTGGAGCACACCTCTACGCTTTTAAAAGAGAAGAGCACGCAGCTGGAGACCACCTTCCATGCCATGCGCGACGGCTTTGCGTTGTTTGATAACCAGGGCTGCCTGGTGGTGTGGAACCCGCAATACCCGCTGCTTTTGGGCCTGGGCGAGGAGCCACTGCGGCGCGGGCAGCACTACCACAGCCTGCTGCGCCAGGTGAGCGATCTTCCGGGTCATGTGCAGGAGAACCTGGCGCGCCCGCTGCCGTTAACCCAGGAGCTGCGGCTGGCGGATAACCGCACCCTTGAGCTGCGCTTCAGCCCGGTGCCGGGGCGCGGGATGGTTAACGTGGTGCTGGATCGTACCGAGCGTAAAGGGCTGGAGGAAGCGCTGCTGCACAGCCAGAAGATGAAAGCGGTCGGCCAGCTTACCGGCGGGCTGGCGCACGATTTTAATAACCTGCTGGCGGTGATTATCGGCAGCCTGGAGTTGGCCTCCACTGACTCGCCGGACGCAGCGCGCATCTCGCGCGCGCTGAAAGCCGCCGAGCGCGGGGCGCTGCTCACCCAGCGGCTGCTGGCCTTCTCTCGTAAGCAGTCGCTCCATCCGCACGCGGTAGAGATGCAGGCGCTGCTGGAGAATCTTGATGAGCTGCTGCGCCACTCGCTCCCCTCAACGCTGACCCTTGAAATTGAAGCGCAACATGCCGCCTGGCCGGCATGGATTGACGTCGGGCAACTGGAGAACGCCATCATCAACCTGGTGATGAACGCCCGCGATGCGATGGAGGGGCAAACGGGCGTGATTAAAGTGCGCACCTGGAACCAGCGCGTCACCCGCACCGACGGGCGCAGGCAGGATATGGTGGCGCTGGAGGTGATCGACAGCGGCTGCGGCATGTCGCAGGAGGTGAAAGCGCGGGTGTTTGAACCCTTCTTCACCACCAAACAGACCGGCAGCGGCAGCGGGCTGGGCTTGTCGATGGTTTACGGCTTTGTGCGCCAGTCCGGTGGGCGGGTAGAGATTGAAAGCAACCCGGGGCAGGGCACCACGGTGCGTTTACAGCTGCCGCGCGCCACTCTTCCGGCGGTGAGCAGTGCTGAACCGGCCAGCGATGCGCGCCATGCGCGCAGCGATACGCTGATCCTGGTGCTGGAGGATGAAGCCGACGTGCGCCAGACCCTGTGTGAGCAGCTTCACGAGCTGGGCTACCTGACGCTGGAGGCGGAAAACGGTGACGCGGCGTTGCAGATGCTCGCCGCTTCCACGGAGATTGGCGCGCTGATCAGCGACTTAATGCTGCCTGGGCGCTTAAGCGGTGCGGAGGTGATTGCCGCCGCTCGCCAGCACGCGCCAAACTTGCCGATGCTGCTGATCAGCGGCCAGGATCTGCGCCCTGCCCACAACCCGGCGCTGCCGGAGGTCGAACTGTTACGTAAGCCCTTTACGCGTGCGCAGCTGGCGCAGGCGCTGCAACGCATTGCGGTATGA
- a CDS encoding phosphotyrosine protein phosphatase, whose translation MNVLFICSRNQWRSPTAEQLFRRYPGLNARSAGTQRQAKKSVSPAILSWADVICVMEEAHKEQLLGDFTRLVQHKPVHVLNIPNHYTFMDPQLVAMLEDIVPERLGLRVPA comes from the coding sequence ATGAATGTGCTTTTTATTTGTAGCCGGAACCAATGGCGCAGCCCCACCGCTGAACAGCTGTTTCGTCGCTACCCTGGGCTCAATGCCCGCTCCGCCGGTACGCAACGCCAGGCAAAAAAGAGCGTTTCGCCCGCTATTCTCTCCTGGGCTGATGTCATCTGCGTGATGGAGGAGGCGCATAAAGAGCAGCTACTGGGCGACTTTACCCGTCTGGTGCAGCATAAACCGGTACATGTCCTCAATATCCCCAACCACTACACCTTTATGGACCCGCAGCTGGTCGCCATGCTGGAAGATATTGTTCCCGAACGGCTAGGGCTGCGCGTCCCTGCATAA
- a CDS encoding bifunctional UDP-sugar hydrolase/5'-nucleotidase, which produces MKKGVIAFLLLMSISSPQAQEAKVTLIHTGDTHGRGMSDSGIGYGKMSAYVKNLREQDDNVLFVDVGDAVSGMPVTDLTQGESNVRTMNTMGYDAFTPGNADFIFGGPELLSLRDKARFPFVSANIYHHDKLAFRPYVMKKVAGLKIAIIGVSPLNAMVATTDNKLAGFSVSDPIQAVRNTVAQVKGKSDLIIVLAHLGKTDPEVNITKLVEAVPEIDVLVDGHDHIAVQAGKQMGNTVMVNAGQYGDYLGHLTLSVKDKKIVAWSEKLLDVASLTALKADSETESCIEQARAASAEVLNKVVMALPFTLNGQRERVRSGQTNLGSLLADAEREYAKADIAFTVGAFLRDSIPAGPVTYGEVLNALPFRLPLVTREMSGEQIKAFIEHNYAQQNIISGAYAHVSGLRFSVDFTRPAGDRMTSIEVNGQPLARDKIYRVACNEQVSDFGIRDIAIRDRYDVPMAELLTEYVNKHAPLISPAPRVQFLHPAG; this is translated from the coding sequence ATGAAAAAAGGGGTTATCGCGTTTCTACTGCTGATGAGTATCAGCTCACCGCAGGCGCAGGAGGCAAAAGTGACGCTGATCCACACCGGGGATACGCACGGGCGCGGGATGAGCGATTCGGGTATCGGCTACGGCAAAATGAGCGCTTATGTAAAAAATCTGCGCGAACAGGACGACAATGTGCTGTTTGTGGACGTTGGCGATGCGGTAAGCGGCATGCCGGTGACCGATCTGACGCAGGGCGAGAGTAACGTCCGTACCATGAACACCATGGGTTATGACGCCTTTACGCCCGGCAATGCGGATTTTATTTTCGGCGGGCCGGAGCTGCTCTCGCTGCGGGACAAAGCCCGCTTTCCGTTTGTTTCGGCCAATATTTACCATCACGACAAGCTCGCCTTTCGTCCCTATGTGATGAAAAAGGTAGCAGGGCTGAAAATCGCCATCATTGGCGTGTCGCCGCTCAATGCGATGGTGGCGACCACCGACAACAAACTGGCCGGTTTTTCCGTCAGCGATCCGATTCAGGCGGTGCGCAACACTGTAGCGCAGGTGAAGGGAAAGAGCGATCTGATCATTGTGTTGGCGCATCTCGGAAAAACCGACCCGGAGGTGAATATCACGAAGCTGGTGGAAGCGGTGCCGGAGATCGATGTGCTGGTGGATGGTCACGACCATATTGCCGTGCAGGCCGGTAAGCAGATGGGCAACACGGTAATGGTGAACGCCGGACAGTATGGAGACTATCTCGGCCATCTGACTCTTAGCGTTAAAGATAAAAAGATCGTCGCGTGGAGTGAAAAGCTGCTGGATGTTGCGAGCTTAACGGCGCTGAAAGCGGATAGCGAAACCGAATCCTGTATTGAGCAGGCCCGGGCGGCGAGCGCAGAGGTGCTTAATAAAGTGGTGATGGCGCTCCCCTTTACCCTTAACGGCCAGCGTGAGCGGGTGCGCTCCGGGCAGACCAACCTCGGCAGCCTGCTGGCGGATGCGGAAAGGGAATATGCCAAAGCTGATATCGCCTTTACCGTCGGCGCATTCCTGCGCGACAGCATTCCGGCCGGCCCGGTAACCTATGGCGAGGTGCTGAATGCGCTGCCGTTTCGCCTGCCATTGGTGACGCGGGAGATGAGCGGTGAGCAGATCAAAGCGTTCATTGAGCACAACTATGCGCAGCAGAACATTATTTCCGGCGCTTATGCTCATGTCAGCGGTCTGCGTTTCAGCGTCGATTTCACCCGACCTGCGGGTGATCGCATGACCTCCATTGAGGTCAACGGTCAGCCGCTGGCGCGGGATAAAATCTATCGCGTGGCGTGTAATGAGCAGGTGAGTGATTTTGGCATTCGCGATATCGCCATCCGCGATCGTTACGATGTGCCGATGGCGGAGTTACTGACGGAGTATGTGAATAAGCACGCGCCGCTGATCTCACCCGCGCCGCGTGTGCAGTTTCTCCACCCGGCGGGGTAA
- a CDS encoding ribose ABC transporter permease, producing MTEIKPSPATTPQQEAKSASAKKMLMGDLMQTVGILPILILIVAVFGFIAPNFFTESNLLNITRQASINIVLAAGMTFIILTGGIDLSVGSILGTTAVAAMVVSLMPELSMLSVPAALMLGLLLGLFNGALVAFAGLPPFIVTLGTYTALRGAAYLLADGTTVINSDISFEWIGNNYLGPVPWLVVIALAVIAVCWFILRRTTLGVHIYAVGGNMQAARLTGIKVWLVLLFVYGISGLLSGLGGVMSASRLYSANGNLGMGYELDAIAAVILGGTSFVGGIGTITGTLVGALIIATLNNGMTLMGVSYFWQLVIKGAVIIIAVLIDKYRTRHHQAA from the coding sequence ATGACTGAAATAAAACCATCCCCGGCCACCACGCCGCAGCAGGAGGCCAAATCCGCCTCCGCCAAAAAAATGCTGATGGGCGATCTGATGCAAACCGTCGGCATTCTGCCGATTCTTATCCTGATCGTCGCGGTATTTGGCTTTATCGCGCCGAACTTCTTTACCGAGAGCAACCTGCTCAATATTACCCGCCAGGCGTCAATCAACATCGTGCTGGCGGCAGGCATGACCTTCATCATTCTCACCGGCGGGATCGACCTTTCGGTTGGCTCTATTCTCGGCACCACGGCGGTGGCGGCGATGGTGGTTTCGCTGATGCCGGAGCTGTCGATGCTCTCCGTGCCCGCTGCGCTGATGCTCGGTCTGCTGCTCGGCCTGTTTAACGGCGCGCTAGTCGCCTTTGCCGGGCTACCGCCCTTTATCGTCACGCTTGGCACCTATACGGCGCTGCGCGGCGCGGCCTATCTGCTGGCGGACGGCACCACGGTGATCAACTCGGACATCAGCTTTGAGTGGATCGGCAATAACTACCTCGGCCCGGTGCCGTGGCTGGTGGTTATCGCGCTGGCGGTGATTGCGGTGTGCTGGTTTATTCTGCGCCGCACCACGCTTGGCGTTCATATCTACGCGGTCGGCGGCAATATGCAGGCGGCACGCCTTACCGGCATCAAAGTGTGGCTGGTTTTACTCTTCGTCTACGGCATCAGCGGGCTGCTCTCCGGCCTTGGCGGGGTGATGAGTGCCTCGCGCCTTTACAGCGCTAACGGCAACCTCGGCATGGGCTACGAGCTGGATGCGATTGCGGCGGTCATTCTCGGCGGCACCAGTTTTGTCGGCGGTATCGGCACCATCACCGGCACGCTGGTCGGCGCGTTAATCATTGCCACCCTTAATAACGGCATGACGCTGATGGGCGTCTCCTACTTCTGGCAACTGGTGATCAAAGGGGCGGTGATCATCATAGCGGTGCTGATTGACAAATACCGTACCCGACACCATCAGGCAGCATAA
- the phnH gene encoding phosphonate C-P lyase system protein PhnH → MTLQPAFASAVHDAQHAFRRLLKAMSEPGVIVALPQLKQSWPPLNLATTNVLLTLANSDTPLWIANALDNDLLRQNLRLHTQAPLLDSPQQALFAIADSTLNHQQLSALPVDQPLNAESSATLILQLPALSGGRMLRLTGPGIQEERMIAPLLPECITDELTDRPHSFPSGIDVILTCGERMLAIPRTILVEVC, encoded by the coding sequence ATGACACTACAACCCGCCTTCGCGTCGGCGGTTCACGACGCACAGCACGCCTTTCGTCGCCTGTTAAAAGCGATGAGCGAGCCGGGGGTGATTGTCGCCCTTCCGCAGCTGAAACAGAGCTGGCCGCCCCTTAATCTGGCGACCACCAACGTCCTGCTAACGCTGGCGAACAGCGACACGCCGCTGTGGATCGCAAACGCGCTGGATAACGATCTGCTGCGCCAGAACCTGCGCTTGCATACCCAGGCACCGCTGCTGGATAGCCCGCAACAGGCGCTCTTCGCCATCGCCGACAGCACCCTCAATCATCAGCAGCTCAGCGCCTTGCCGGTGGATCAGCCACTAAACGCCGAGAGCAGCGCGACGCTGATTTTACAGCTACCCGCGCTCAGCGGCGGGCGGATGTTACGCCTTACCGGCCCCGGCATTCAGGAGGAGCGGATGATCGCCCCGCTGCTGCCGGAGTGCATCACCGATGAGTTAACCGACCGTCCGCACTCCTTCCCGAGCGGAATCGATGTGATCCTCACCTGCGGCGAACGCATGTTGGCGATCCCGCGCACCATCCTGGTGGAAGTGTGTTGA
- the phnF gene encoding phosphonate metabolism transcriptional regulator PhnF, which translates to MTSHLSRHPTSFPTRYQEIAAKLEQELRTHYHCGDWLPAEQQLAARFQVNRHTLRRAIDQLVEKGWVQRRQGVGVLVLMRPFDYPLNAQARFSQNLLDQGSHPTSERLLAVLRPASGHVADALGITEGDNVIHLRTRRRVNGVALCLIDHYFADRQLWPLLQQFDSGSLHDFLRDRAGLELKRTQTRISARRAQVKESRWLEIPNMAPLLCLRTLNHRDGEINATEYSVSLNRADMIEFTMEH; encoded by the coding sequence ATGACTAGCCACTTATCCAGACATCCGACCAGCTTCCCAACACGTTACCAGGAGATTGCCGCCAAACTGGAGCAGGAGCTGCGCACCCACTATCACTGCGGCGACTGGCTGCCCGCTGAACAGCAGCTGGCCGCGCGCTTCCAGGTGAACCGCCACACTCTGCGTCGCGCCATCGATCAACTGGTCGAAAAGGGCTGGGTGCAGCGCCGACAGGGCGTTGGCGTGTTGGTATTAATGCGTCCATTCGACTACCCGCTTAATGCACAGGCGCGTTTTAGCCAGAACCTGCTCGATCAGGGGAGCCACCCGACCAGCGAACGCCTGCTGGCGGTGTTGCGTCCGGCCTCTGGTCATGTTGCCGATGCGCTCGGCATTACCGAGGGCGATAACGTCATACATCTGCGCACCCGTCGCCGGGTGAACGGCGTCGCACTGTGTCTTATCGATCACTACTTTGCCGACCGCCAGCTCTGGCCGCTGCTGCAACAGTTTGACAGCGGGTCGCTGCATGACTTTCTGCGCGATCGCGCCGGCCTTGAGCTGAAGCGCACGCAAACGCGCATCAGCGCCCGCCGCGCGCAGGTGAAAGAGAGCCGCTGGCTGGAGATCCCCAACATGGCGCCGCTACTCTGCTTGCGCACCCTTAACCACCGTGACGGTGAGATCAACGCAACGGAGTACTCCGTCAGCCTGAATCGCGCCGACATGATCGAATTTACTATGGAGCACTGA